One Antarctobacter heliothermus DNA segment encodes these proteins:
- a CDS encoding YigZ family protein: MQVLENIISDRGSRYAVSGGPCHTPEEAALFLKELKRRKKFAKATHNTWACLTTDGPLKNDDGESGAGMVILRMLEREDLRDTIVVVTRWYGGKHLGGDRFRHVQEAVRQFIEARGA; the protein is encoded by the coding sequence ATGCAGGTCCTGGAGAATATTATAAGCGACCGGGGGTCACGCTATGCGGTGTCTGGCGGCCCTTGCCACACGCCCGAAGAGGCGGCGCTTTTCCTGAAAGAACTGAAGCGGCGCAAAAAATTTGCCAAAGCCACGCACAACACATGGGCCTGCCTGACGACAGACGGGCCGTTGAAAAACGACGACGGTGAAAGTGGCGCGGGCATGGTGATCCTGCGAATGTTGGAACGCGAGGATCTGCGCGACACCATTGTCGTGGTGACGCGATGGTACGGTGGCAAACATCTGGGAGGCGACCGCTTTCGCCATGTGCAGGAGGCGGTCCGCCAGTTCATCGAGGCGCGAGGAGCCTGA
- a CDS encoding organic hydroperoxide resistance protein, producing the protein MSVDAKYWTEAWATGGGRNGTAGLASGMLTVTMTSPTELGGSGKGHNPEELFATGYAACYLGAMRFAAQNENLGDVPDDARVTANVGIGPRDDGGFGLKVKLIVALPGVDRDVAEKIVERGHFICPYSNATQGNISVETELL; encoded by the coding sequence ATGAGCGTGGATGCAAAATACTGGACCGAAGCCTGGGCCACCGGCGGTGGCCGCAACGGCACCGCCGGCCTTGCCTCGGGGATGCTGACCGTGACCATGACCAGCCCCACCGAACTGGGTGGTTCTGGCAAAGGCCATAACCCCGAAGAGCTGTTCGCCACCGGCTATGCCGCCTGCTACCTCGGCGCGATGCGCTTTGCCGCGCAAAACGAGAACCTAGGTGATGTCCCAGACGACGCTCGCGTTACCGCCAATGTGGGCATTGGCCCGCGCGATGACGGCGGCTTTGGCCTCAAGGTCAAACTGATTGTCGCGCTGCCCGGCGTTGACCGTGATGTGGCAGAAAAGATCGTCGAGCGCGGCCATTTCATTTGCCCCTATTCGAACGCAACACAAGGCAACATCTCGGTCGAAACCGAACTGCTGTGA
- a CDS encoding MarR family winged helix-turn-helix transcriptional regulator, with amino-acid sequence MQQAYKPLLDPLGLTYPQYLVLAALWAEDDQTLGALATQMQLASNTLTPLVKRLEAKGMLTRRRDPADERQVRIALTKTGRALQAHSVEVSRCFLDRTGLSMEQAIRLRDDVLGLRDTLREASDKDSAAGDAYISGGQKKAGH; translated from the coding sequence ATGCAACAGGCCTACAAGCCGCTGCTTGATCCGCTGGGGCTGACCTATCCGCAGTATCTGGTGCTGGCGGCACTGTGGGCCGAGGATGATCAAACGCTGGGTGCTCTGGCGACGCAAATGCAACTGGCGTCCAACACGCTGACGCCCTTGGTCAAACGGCTGGAGGCGAAGGGCATGCTGACCCGGCGCCGGGACCCGGCGGATGAGCGGCAGGTGAGGATCGCGTTGACAAAGACAGGGCGGGCACTGCAGGCGCATAGCGTTGAAGTGTCACGCTGCTTTCTGGACCGGACCGGGTTGTCGATGGAACAGGCAATCAGATTGCGTGACGATGTGTTGGGCCTGCGCGATACCCTGCGAGAGGCCAGCGATAAGGACAGCGCGGCAGGCGACGCTTACATTAGCGGCGGACAAAAAAAGGCCGGGCACTAG
- a CDS encoding response regulator transcription factor codes for MAQLRNILLVDDEEDLREALAEQLIMTEDFEVFEADSGATAMSRVKEQIYDLIILDVGLPDTDGRELCRLMRKQGVKSPILMLTGHDSDSDTILGLDAGANDYVTKPFKFPVLLARIRAQLRQHEQSEDAVFTVGPYTFKPAMKMLVTEEDRKIRLTEKETNILKFLYRSTEGVVPRDTLLHEVWGYNAGVTTHTLETHIYRLRQKIEPDPSNARLLVTESGGYRLVS; via the coding sequence ATGGCGCAACTGCGAAACATCCTGCTGGTCGATGACGAAGAAGACCTGCGCGAGGCACTGGCCGAGCAGTTGATCATGACCGAAGACTTTGAAGTTTTCGAGGCTGACAGCGGCGCCACCGCCATGTCGCGCGTCAAGGAACAGATCTACGATCTGATCATTCTGGACGTCGGCCTGCCTGACACCGACGGGCGAGAACTGTGCCGCCTGATGCGCAAGCAGGGGGTCAAATCGCCGATCCTGATGCTGACCGGCCACGACAGCGATTCCGACACCATTCTGGGTCTGGACGCGGGGGCCAACGATTATGTCACCAAACCCTTCAAGTTTCCCGTCCTTCTGGCCCGCATCCGCGCCCAACTGCGCCAGCACGAACAGTCCGAGGATGCGGTATTCACCGTCGGCCCGTACACCTTCAAACCGGCGATGAAGATGCTGGTTACCGAAGAAGATCGTAAAATTCGCCTGACGGAGAAGGAAACCAATATCCTCAAATTCCTCTACCGATCGACCGAAGGCGTGGTGCCGCGCGATACCCTGCTGCATGAAGTCTGGGGCTACAACGCCGGGGTAACAACGCACACGCTGGAAACCCACATCTACCGCTTGCGCCAGAAGATAGAGCCGGATCCCTCGAACGCCCGCCTGCTGGTCACCGAATCTGGCGGCTATCGATTGGTGAGCTGA
- the ribA gene encoding GTP cyclohydrolase II, giving the protein MGLRPDLNETLARARADLRMGVPVGLTGGGQTVLVASAETLSEARLYELRALGPLDLALTGRRAATLKARAYNDGVARVVVPEEAQLSWVQDLADPADDLANPMKGPLQTRRGGSAVLHRLALQLCKGARLLPAALVVGVSADKVTTEGLLLINAAEAAPLLDALPELDHVVSARVPLRAAENARLHIYRPKDGSEEHYAIEIGRPDRARPVLARLHSACFTGDLLGSLKCDCGPQLNAALAQMGQEGAGVLLYLQQEGRGIGLANKMRAYALQDQGFDTVEANHRLGFEDDERDFRLGAQILEQLGFSSVRLMTNNPAKMQMMESCGIAVADRVPLKVGETPFNSRYLAVKAAKSGHLL; this is encoded by the coding sequence GTGGGACTGAGGCCTGACCTGAATGAAACACTTGCCCGGGCGCGGGCGGATCTGCGGATGGGCGTACCTGTCGGGCTGACGGGTGGCGGTCAGACGGTGCTGGTTGCCTCTGCCGAGACACTGTCAGAGGCGCGGCTGTATGAGTTGCGCGCGCTGGGACCGCTGGATCTGGCGCTGACCGGGCGCAGGGCGGCGACACTCAAGGCGCGCGCCTATAACGATGGCGTCGCGCGCGTGGTGGTTCCCGAAGAGGCACAGTTGTCTTGGGTTCAGGATCTGGCAGACCCGGCGGACGATCTGGCGAACCCCATGAAGGGGCCACTGCAGACGCGGCGCGGTGGATCGGCCGTGCTGCACCGACTGGCGCTACAACTGTGCAAAGGCGCGCGCCTGTTGCCTGCTGCATTGGTGGTTGGGGTTTCGGCGGATAAGGTGACGACGGAGGGGCTGTTGTTGATCAATGCGGCAGAGGCCGCGCCGCTGCTCGACGCGTTGCCTGAGCTAGATCACGTCGTGTCTGCCCGTGTGCCGCTGCGTGCGGCAGAGAATGCGCGGCTGCACATCTACCGACCCAAGGACGGATCCGAGGAGCATTACGCCATAGAGATTGGTCGCCCCGACCGGGCCAGGCCGGTGCTGGCGCGACTGCATTCGGCCTGTTTTACCGGCGACCTGCTGGGGTCGCTGAAATGCGACTGCGGTCCGCAATTGAATGCGGCACTGGCACAGATGGGGCAGGAGGGGGCGGGCGTGCTGCTGTACCTGCAACAGGAAGGGCGCGGGATCGGTCTGGCCAACAAGATGCGCGCCTATGCCTTGCAGGATCAGGGGTTCGACACGGTCGAGGCCAATCACCGGCTGGGGTTTGAGGACGACGAAAGAGACTTTCGTTTGGGTGCGCAGATTCTTGAACAATTGGGGTTTTCCTCTGTCCGTTTGATGACGAACAACCCCGCCAAAATGCAAATGATGGAGAGCTGCGGCATCGCCGTGGCAGACCGCGTGCCTCTGAAGGTGGGTGAGACGCCGTTCAACAGCCGCTACCTTGCGGTAAAGGCCGCGAAATCCGGGCATCTGCTATGA
- a CDS encoding LLM class flavin-dependent oxidoreductase gives MHYSLLDLSPVPEGFAIADALRNTGDLARHAEDWGYHRYWMAEHHNMPGIASAATAVLIGHVAGLTSRMRVGAGGIMLPNHAPLAVAEAFGTLATLYPDRIDLGLGRAPGGDHAVMRALGVHPERSEQFHNEVAELRDLLGSPQEVRPVRALPGEGTQVPLWILGSSLHGAQVAAMLGLPYAFASHFAPAMLEQALEVYRRYFKPSESLDKPHAMMAVNVFAADTEAEARRLRTTMQQAFYRLRTGQPGKLPAPVDDLATVVPASAMPALDEALRISAVGDPGQVEGQMRALIARHQPDEVILTGQIHDHTARLRSFEIAAEVMGRVSRAEAA, from the coding sequence ATGCACTATTCCCTGCTCGACCTGTCGCCCGTCCCCGAAGGCTTCGCTATCGCTGACGCCCTGCGCAATACCGGCGACCTTGCTCGCCACGCCGAGGACTGGGGCTATCATCGCTATTGGATGGCCGAACATCACAACATGCCGGGCATTGCCTCGGCGGCGACGGCGGTTCTGATTGGTCATGTGGCCGGTCTGACCTCTCGGATGCGAGTCGGGGCAGGGGGCATCATGCTGCCCAATCACGCTCCGCTAGCGGTGGCGGAGGCGTTTGGCACGCTTGCTACGCTATATCCTGACAGGATTGACCTTGGACTAGGCCGCGCGCCCGGCGGTGATCATGCGGTCATGCGCGCGCTTGGGGTCCATCCTGAACGGTCAGAGCAGTTTCACAATGAGGTTGCGGAACTGCGCGATTTGCTGGGTTCGCCACAAGAGGTCCGCCCTGTACGGGCGTTGCCGGGGGAAGGAACGCAAGTGCCTTTGTGGATACTTGGGTCATCGCTGCACGGGGCGCAGGTGGCGGCGATGCTGGGCCTGCCGTATGCCTTTGCCTCTCATTTTGCGCCCGCCATGTTGGAACAGGCGTTGGAGGTTTACCGCCGGTATTTCAAGCCCTCGGAGTCACTGGACAAACCGCATGCGATGATGGCGGTCAACGTCTTTGCGGCAGACACCGAGGCCGAGGCGCGGCGATTGCGGACCACCATGCAGCAGGCTTTTTACCGGCTGCGCACGGGGCAACCGGGCAAGTTGCCCGCACCTGTCGATGATCTGGCGACGGTGGTGCCCGCCAGTGCGATGCCTGCGTTGGATGAGGCACTGCGGATCAGCGCGGTGGGCGATCCTGGGCAGGTCGAGGGCCAGATGCGCGCCCTGATTGCGCGTCATCAACCCGATGAGGTGATCCTCACTGGCCAAATCCACGACCATACGGCGCGGCTGCGGTCGTTTGAGATTGCAGCAGAGGTTATGGGCCGGGTCTCTCGGGCAGAGGCGGCCTGA
- a CDS encoding L,D-transpeptidase family protein — MTVNDMVLTRMGLRFAGRCWPCVIGKGDVTVDKREGDGATPAGVHRIVGMLYRPDRIARPTDWAVPIGPSDLWSDDATHEDYNLLVRAPYAWSHERLRRGDRLYDLVILTDWNWPRAERGRGSAIFLHRWRRPGFPTEGCVAFRSNHLNQIATRITLGTRLIVPEALGK, encoded by the coding sequence CTGACGGTCAACGACATGGTTCTGACCCGGATGGGCCTGCGGTTTGCGGGTCGGTGCTGGCCCTGCGTGATCGGAAAAGGCGATGTCACCGTCGACAAGCGCGAAGGCGACGGGGCGACGCCTGCGGGCGTGCACCGAATTGTCGGCATGCTTTACCGGCCAGACCGGATCGCACGACCCACCGATTGGGCTGTTCCGATCGGTCCATCGGATCTGTGGTCGGATGATGCGACGCACGAAGATTACAACCTTTTGGTGCGTGCGCCTTATGCGTGGAGCCATGAGAGACTGCGGCGCGGAGACCGGCTATATGATCTGGTGATCCTCACGGATTGGAACTGGCCCCGGGCCGAACGGGGGAGGGGATCTGCCATTTTCCTGCATCGTTGGCGACGACCGGGATTCCCGACTGAGGGTTGCGTGGCCTTTCGGTCGAACCATCTGAACCAGATCGCGACCCGGATCACCCTTGGCACCCGGCTGATCGTACCCGAGGCGTTGGGAAAGTAG
- a CDS encoding ABC transporter ATP-binding protein, which translates to MADGASGDAFVAFERVQKSYDGETLVVKDLNLSMPKGEFLTMLGPSGSGKTTCLMMLAGFETATHGDIMLDGVSINNIPPHKRGIGMVFQNYALFPHMTVAENLSFPLEVRKLGKSEREKKVKHALDMVQMGAFGGRRPAQLSGGQQQRIALARALVFEPELVLMDEPLGALDKQLREHMQFEITNLAHQLGITVVYVTHDQTEALTMSDRVAVFNDGRIQQLAPPDELYEKPQNSFVAQFIGENNTLEGVVKEISGNTCVVQLDDGEVLDATPVNVSKVGERTRVSIRPERVEFNKDRLKDGVHTLKAEVLEFIYMGDIFRTRLRVAGKDDFVIKTRNAPDQVRLEPGSQIEIGWLPEDCRALDAG; encoded by the coding sequence GTGGCCGATGGAGCAAGTGGCGACGCATTCGTTGCCTTTGAGCGCGTGCAAAAAAGCTATGACGGCGAAACGCTGGTCGTGAAAGATCTCAATCTGAGCATGCCGAAGGGTGAGTTCCTGACCATGCTTGGGCCGTCCGGGTCGGGCAAGACAACTTGCCTGATGATGCTTGCGGGTTTTGAGACCGCAACACATGGCGATATCATGCTGGATGGCGTTTCGATCAACAACATTCCACCGCACAAGCGTGGCATCGGGATGGTGTTCCAGAATTACGCGCTTTTCCCGCACATGACGGTGGCAGAAAATCTTTCCTTCCCGCTGGAAGTCCGGAAACTGGGCAAATCCGAGCGTGAGAAAAAGGTCAAGCACGCGCTGGATATGGTGCAGATGGGGGCCTTTGGCGGCCGCCGTCCCGCGCAGTTGTCGGGCGGTCAACAGCAGCGGATCGCGCTGGCCCGTGCGCTGGTGTTTGAACCGGAACTGGTTCTGATGGACGAACCGCTGGGCGCGCTGGACAAACAGCTGCGCGAGCACATGCAGTTCGAGATCACCAATCTGGCGCACCAGCTGGGGATCACCGTGGTTTATGTGACCCACGACCAGACAGAGGCACTGACCATGTCGGATCGCGTTGCCGTCTTCAACGACGGCCGCATCCAGCAGTTGGCCCCGCCGGATGAGCTGTACGAAAAGCCGCAGAATAGCTTCGTCGCGCAGTTTATCGGTGAGAACAACACGCTGGAAGGCGTGGTGAAGGAAATCAGCGGTAACACCTGCGTCGTCCAACTGGATGACGGCGAGGTGCTGGACGCAACCCCGGTGAACGTCAGCAAGGTGGGCGAGCGGACTCGCGTGTCCATCCGTCCCGAAAGGGTGGAGTTCAACAAGGACCGCCTGAAGGACGGCGTGCACACCTTGAAGGCTGAAGTGCTGGAATTCATCTACATGGGCGATATCTTTCGCACCCGGCTGCGCGTGGCGGGCAAGGATGATTTTGTCATCAAGACCCGCAACGCACCGGATCAGGTGCGGCTGGAACCTGGCAGCCAGATCGAGATCGGCTGGCTGCCCGAGGATTGCCGGGCGCTGGACGCCGGGTGA
- a CDS encoding extracellular solute-binding protein, with product MKLTKTLLATSALTVAASGAFAESHADMAMDMTLVSWGGAYQASQQKAYAEPYMAMKDGVSITWDESSSEAVAKLRAMNEAGNITWDLVDVEAADAIRLCDEGLAMEVDHDEVLAASPDGVDASDDFGDMIVSDCFIPQIVFSTTFGYRTDMVPEGAEAPSGACDVFDLETYPGKRALNKQPIANMEWALLCDGVEYGDVYDMLETEEGQSRALAKLETIKDETIWWSSSAEPIQLLADGEVFMASAYNGRLFSAIVEQDQPIGMAWEWQMFDLDGWVVPEGLPEDRLARVMDFLHFATDTQRLADQAKYISYGPARESSAPLVSTHADLGIEMAPHMPTDPNNATNTFVNNYNWWADYRDDLDAKFQAWLAQ from the coding sequence ATGAAACTCACCAAGACTCTGCTGGCGACCTCGGCTCTGACCGTTGCTGCGTCCGGCGCGTTTGCCGAAAGCCATGCCGACATGGCAATGGACATGACGCTGGTCAGCTGGGGCGGTGCCTACCAGGCTTCGCAGCAGAAAGCCTATGCCGAGCCCTACATGGCGATGAAGGACGGCGTGTCCATCACTTGGGACGAAAGCTCGTCCGAGGCGGTGGCCAAGCTGCGCGCCATGAACGAAGCTGGCAACATCACATGGGATCTGGTCGACGTGGAAGCCGCCGACGCCATCCGTCTGTGTGACGAAGGTTTGGCGATGGAAGTCGACCATGATGAAGTTCTGGCAGCGTCGCCGGACGGCGTCGATGCCTCGGATGACTTTGGCGACATGATCGTTTCCGACTGCTTTATCCCGCAGATCGTGTTCTCGACCACGTTTGGCTATCGCACTGACATGGTGCCCGAAGGGGCCGAAGCGCCGTCCGGTGCATGTGACGTGTTCGACCTGGAAACCTATCCGGGCAAGCGCGCTTTGAACAAGCAGCCGATCGCCAACATGGAATGGGCACTGCTGTGTGACGGCGTGGAGTACGGCGACGTCTACGACATGCTTGAGACCGAAGAAGGTCAGTCGCGCGCGTTGGCCAAGCTGGAGACGATCAAGGACGAAACCATCTGGTGGTCGTCTTCGGCAGAGCCGATCCAGCTGCTGGCGGACGGCGAAGTCTTCATGGCGTCAGCCTACAACGGTCGCCTGTTCTCGGCGATTGTCGAGCAAGACCAGCCGATCGGCATGGCTTGGGAATGGCAGATGTTCGACCTTGACGGATGGGTAGTCCCCGAGGGTCTGCCCGAGGACCGTCTGGCCCGCGTGATGGACTTCCTGCACTTCGCAACAGACACGCAGCGTCTGGCGGATCAGGCCAAGTACATCTCGTACGGTCCGGCCCGCGAAAGCTCGGCTCCGCTGGTGTCAACCCACGCCGATCTTGGTATCGAAATGGCGCCGCACATGCCGACCGATCCCAACAACGCGACGAACACCTTTGTGAACAACTACAACTGGTGGGCTGATTACCGCGACGATCTGGACGCCAAGTTCCAGGCGTGGCTGGCACAATAA
- a CDS encoding DUF1330 domain-containing protein, producing MPKGYIIGHITVNDPETYKDYVAKDTPILLGLGGRFLVRGGQAEVVEGRAEDRHIVFEFDSYDAAIAAYHDPEYQEVAKLRHCSATSSILVAEGNDEDLPGPSGDAPLGYLVAHVAVRDPDAYRPYVDGNTPIMRGYGARYIVRGGRSEVLEGDMGGRHVVIAYPSFQAARAAYHDPAYQEVAAIRRDNSEGTIILVEGAA from the coding sequence ATGCCAAAAGGCTATATCATCGGCCATATCACCGTGAACGATCCCGAGACGTACAAAGACTACGTCGCGAAGGACACGCCGATCCTTTTGGGGCTTGGTGGACGTTTTCTGGTCCGCGGCGGACAGGCCGAAGTGGTCGAAGGGCGTGCCGAAGATCGTCACATCGTCTTTGAATTCGACAGTTATGACGCGGCGATTGCCGCATACCACGACCCCGAGTATCAGGAAGTCGCCAAGCTCCGTCACTGTTCAGCCACAAGCTCCATCCTTGTGGCAGAAGGCAACGACGAAGATCTGCCTGGGCCGTCCGGTGACGCGCCGTTAGGCTATCTGGTTGCCCATGTCGCGGTCCGTGATCCGGATGCCTACCGCCCCTATGTCGACGGGAACACCCCGATCATGCGTGGATATGGCGCGCGCTATATCGTGCGCGGTGGCCGGTCCGAGGTGCTCGAAGGTGACATGGGCGGACGCCATGTGGTGATTGCCTACCCCAGTTTTCAGGCCGCCCGCGCGGCCTATCATGACCCGGCCTATCAGGAGGTCGCCGCGATCCGGCGCGACAATTCCGAAGGCACCATCATCCTCGTGGAGGGCGCCGCGTGA
- a CDS encoding ABC transporter permease, which yields MLAADGTPLKRSLAKALRAQKLRALALIAPLLLFVLITFIAPIADMLFRSVDDSQQGTVHGTMPLTAEALKDWDSATGELPDNAVFDAVYTDLFVAAERKLHTRVGSRLNYEKTGSSSLFRKTGRGLDDIGEVYQDQFEDLNPNWDEGTPWAELMGSPDWLTSMQGWEEGQPLPPFELRDGVADLLPRTAAIYQVFADFQIVEEENSLLDEEPWSIVHTRLYEDLRAGDFSTYSGPRAEMVKAADALVDTAEFETVTIKDGFEAIDEDWLDVDLWQTVKAYSTAYTAGYFLNAIDMQKTPEGMALRDENQRIYGLLFKRTMFMSMVITFSCIMLAYPVAYLLANLPMRTANLLMILVLLPFWTSLLVRTSAWKVMLQQQGVINDVLVWIGMVGDDARLVMINNQLGTIIAMTHILLPFMILPMYSVMSTIPPYYVRAAKSLGATNWTSFWRVYFPQSVPGIGAGSILVFILAIGYYITPEIVGGNTGTFISNRIAYHISSSLNWGLAAALGSILLAAVLILYWAYDRIVGIDNVKLGG from the coding sequence ATGTTGGCCGCCGACGGCACGCCTCTCAAGCGGAGCCTTGCCAAGGCCCTGAGGGCACAAAAATTGCGGGCGTTGGCGCTGATAGCGCCCTTGCTGTTGTTTGTTCTGATCACGTTTATCGCACCAATCGCGGACATGCTGTTTCGTTCGGTCGATGACAGCCAGCAGGGCACGGTGCATGGCACCATGCCGTTGACCGCTGAGGCGCTAAAGGATTGGGATTCCGCAACCGGGGAACTGCCGGACAACGCGGTTTTCGACGCGGTCTACACGGATCTTTTTGTTGCCGCCGAGAGAAAGCTGCATACGCGTGTGGGGTCGCGCCTGAACTATGAAAAGACAGGTAGCTCCTCATTGTTCCGCAAGACCGGCCGCGGTCTGGATGACATCGGTGAGGTGTATCAGGACCAGTTCGAAGATCTTAATCCCAATTGGGACGAAGGTACACCTTGGGCCGAGTTGATGGGGTCGCCCGACTGGCTGACATCCATGCAAGGCTGGGAAGAGGGGCAGCCCTTGCCCCCCTTCGAGTTGCGCGATGGTGTGGCAGATCTGTTGCCTCGGACAGCCGCGATTTATCAGGTTTTTGCCGATTTCCAGATCGTGGAAGAGGAAAACAGCCTGCTCGACGAAGAGCCGTGGAGCATTGTTCACACCCGCCTTTATGAAGACCTGCGCGCCGGTGACTTTTCGACCTACTCGGGCCCGCGTGCCGAGATGGTCAAGGCCGCCGACGCATTGGTCGACACCGCAGAGTTTGAAACCGTCACGATCAAGGACGGGTTCGAGGCGATCGACGAGGATTGGCTGGACGTCGATCTGTGGCAAACCGTCAAGGCATACAGCACAGCCTATACCGCAGGTTATTTCCTGAACGCGATCGACATGCAAAAGACGCCCGAAGGTATGGCCCTGCGTGATGAAAATCAGCGGATCTACGGCCTGCTGTTCAAGCGCACGATGTTCATGTCTATGGTGATCACATTCAGTTGCATCATGCTGGCCTATCCCGTGGCCTATCTGCTGGCAAACCTGCCGATGCGGACGGCCAACCTGTTGATGATCCTAGTGTTGCTGCCGTTCTGGACCTCACTTTTGGTGCGGACCAGTGCATGGAAAGTGATGCTGCAACAGCAAGGTGTGATCAACGACGTGTTGGTCTGGATCGGAATGGTCGGGGACGATGCGCGACTGGTCATGATCAATAACCAACTGGGTACGATCATTGCGATGACGCACATCCTGTTGCCGTTCATGATCCTGCCGATGTATTCGGTGATGTCGACGATCCCGCCCTATTATGTGCGCGCGGCCAAGAGCCTTGGCGCCACCAACTGGACGTCGTTCTGGCGGGTTTATTTCCCGCAGTCGGTGCCGGGCATTGGCGCGGGGTCGATCCTCGTCTTCATCCTTGCCATCGGCTACTACATCACGCCCGAAATCGTTGGCGGGAACACGGGGACGTTCATTTCGAACCGGATCGCCTATCACATCTCGTCCAGCCTCAACTGGGGTCTTGCGGCGGCGCTAGGGTCGATTCTGCTGGCGGCAGTTTTGATCCTCTATTGGGCTTACGACCGGATCGTGGGCATCGATAACGTCAAGCTGGGGGGCTGA
- a CDS encoding ABC transporter permease produces MAVETQAVKRPIQFVAPVAGASGAFAGVFVGAANGSVLLGLLIGFVILAAIAFVLLEALDPGLEKAAKWALIAAMAVAGFLLGGLPGLVVGGLFGWFFGWFIYWVGMGRYRVPLPPYLTSGQVLWHYGFRVLCGAIFVFLITPILVVMPLSFNAQDFFTFTPEMLRFDPAGYSLKHYRDFFTSSEWQQALRNSLIIAPLATILSVSFGTLAAIGLSGEHVPFRRAIMAILISPMIVPLIISAAGMYFFYSRIGLQGTLLGVVLAHAALGIPFVIITVTATLVGFDRSLTRAAANMGADPVTTFFRVQMPLILPGVISGGLFAFITSFDEVVVVIFVGSARQQTLPWQMFTGLREQISPTILAVATILVIISIALLTTVELLRRRSERMRGLSPG; encoded by the coding sequence ATGGCTGTCGAGACACAAGCCGTAAAGCGGCCGATCCAGTTCGTGGCTCCGGTGGCGGGGGCCTCTGGGGCCTTTGCCGGGGTCTTTGTCGGCGCGGCCAACGGGTCTGTCCTGCTTGGTTTGCTGATTGGATTTGTCATTCTGGCCGCGATTGCCTTTGTCCTGCTCGAAGCGCTGGATCCGGGTCTTGAGAAAGCGGCCAAATGGGCATTGATTGCGGCCATGGCCGTCGCTGGATTCCTGCTGGGTGGTCTGCCAGGACTGGTGGTTGGCGGGCTGTTCGGGTGGTTCTTCGGCTGGTTCATCTATTGGGTGGGCATGGGGCGCTACCGGGTGCCGCTGCCGCCCTATCTGACCTCTGGTCAGGTGCTCTGGCACTACGGGTTCCGGGTGCTGTGCGGAGCGATCTTTGTCTTTCTGATCACGCCGATCCTTGTGGTGATGCCACTATCCTTTAACGCGCAGGATTTCTTTACCTTCACGCCGGAAATGCTGCGGTTTGACCCTGCGGGCTATAGCCTCAAACACTACCGTGATTTCTTTACCTCGTCGGAATGGCAACAGGCACTGCGCAATTCGTTGATCATTGCGCCGCTGGCGACGATCCTCTCGGTCAGCTTTGGAACGCTGGCGGCGATCGGCCTGTCGGGTGAGCATGTGCCGTTCCGCCGCGCGATCATGGCGATCCTGATCTCGCCGATGATTGTGCCACTGATCATCTCAGCGGCGGGGATGTATTTCTTCTATTCGCGGATTGGATTGCAGGGCACGCTGCTGGGCGTGGTTCTGGCCCATGCCGCCCTTGGTATCCCGTTTGTTATCATTACCGTGACGGCGACACTGGTTGGTTTCGATCGTTCGTTGACGCGGGCGGCGGCCAACATGGGGGCCGATCCAGTCACTACATTCTTTCGGGTGCAGATGCCGTTGATCCTGCCGGGGGTGATTTCGGGCGGCTTGTTCGCCTTCATCACGTCCTTCGATGAGGTGGTGGTGGTGATCTTTGTCGGCTCTGCTCGACAACAAACACTGCCGTGGCAGATGTTCACCGGTCTTCGCGAACAGATCAGCCCGACCATCTTGGCCGTGGCGACGATTCTGGTTATCATTTCGATCGCATTGCTGACCACGGTCGAGCTGTTGCGGCGGCGGTCGGAGAGAATGCGCGGGCTCAGCCCGGGCTAA